Proteins from one Burkholderia oklahomensis C6786 genomic window:
- a CDS encoding alpha/beta fold hydrolase produces MPDDSTIDLRVLRTIGAFRHLAASLPGPVRLCLFDDACELRSASDAIDAQRLVAVAFARIGVTDARFAPDGAAQLSSFELLMSRRISAAFDYRYDRFRTPDDADRARREAERFDFHALPAGVERVPLPREAGVSLSAYASGRRDRPAVALALPCGMPLDLCLRWLDALAERHFVLTWETRAMFGACDAFDRVSSDVDAQVDDLFAVMDRFGVERAHVMGICGGAVVALRAAVARRERTTSLSLWYGDYNLSDDALRTKHQQNYAWLMEAAAQGRDAARDLQRMFADRSTLVTVPAEIAHAALYPYANAELMYRYAKLSDALNKADVLSSLSRVSVPTLVVAGDDDDVTHCGGSVFVAGRVPGARLEVEAGGSHARLFRAPAASTSLALRFFSSLR; encoded by the coding sequence GTGCCGGACGACTCTACGATCGACTTGCGCGTGCTTCGCACGATCGGCGCGTTCCGTCATCTCGCCGCGAGCCTGCCCGGGCCCGTCCGTCTGTGCCTCTTCGACGACGCGTGCGAGCTTCGTTCGGCATCCGATGCGATCGACGCGCAGCGGCTCGTCGCCGTCGCGTTCGCGCGCATCGGCGTGACCGACGCACGCTTCGCGCCGGACGGGGCGGCGCAACTGTCGTCGTTCGAATTGCTCATGAGCCGGCGAATCAGCGCGGCATTCGATTACCGATACGATCGTTTCCGGACGCCGGACGATGCGGACCGCGCGCGGCGCGAAGCGGAGCGCTTCGACTTCCATGCGCTGCCGGCAGGCGTCGAGCGGGTACCGCTTCCGCGCGAAGCGGGCGTGTCGTTGTCCGCCTATGCTTCGGGCCGACGCGACCGGCCTGCGGTCGCGCTCGCGCTGCCGTGCGGAATGCCGCTCGATCTCTGTCTGCGATGGCTCGACGCGCTCGCCGAGCGCCATTTCGTGCTGACGTGGGAGACACGTGCGATGTTCGGCGCGTGCGACGCGTTCGACCGGGTCTCGTCCGACGTCGATGCGCAGGTCGACGATCTGTTCGCGGTGATGGATCGCTTCGGCGTCGAAAGGGCGCACGTGATGGGCATCTGCGGCGGCGCTGTCGTCGCGCTGCGGGCGGCGGTCGCGCGGCGCGAGCGGACGACGTCGCTGAGCCTCTGGTATGGCGACTACAACCTGTCGGACGACGCGCTGCGCACGAAGCATCAGCAGAACTATGCGTGGCTGATGGAGGCGGCGGCGCAGGGGCGCGACGCCGCGCGGGATCTGCAGCGGATGTTCGCCGATCGATCGACGCTCGTCACGGTTCCCGCGGAGATCGCGCATGCGGCGCTCTATCCGTATGCGAACGCGGAGCTGATGTATCGGTATGCGAAGCTGAGCGACGCGCTCAACAAGGCCGACGTGCTGTCGTCGCTATCGCGGGTGAGCGTGCCGACGCTCGTCGTCGCGGGCGACGACGACGACGTCACGCATTGCGGCGGCTCCGTGTTCGTCGCCGGCCGGGTGCCCGGCGCGCGGCTCGAAGTGGAAGCGGGCGGCAGCCATGCGAGGCTGTTCCGCGCGCCGGCCGCGTCGACGTCGCTCGCGCTGCGGTTCTTCTCGAGCCTGCGGTGA
- a CDS encoding helix-turn-helix transcriptional regulator yields the protein MEFYRLFAHVGEAISSSGSRRFPRMMYSLIFAALPVDEIRISEFAVDEAPNGELRVRSIGTVGAAIAQSGATAAAIEPHASRPSASGRHLHVDDTLACHGQVHALLDRFVRAHAPIAPPCPQFHLATRKRGRYYLISLYRASPFDDFSPQERTFLKDFAHVLFPIVESHVAALDSDAPLARRDTAAPSPAPTQTGRERLQRRFAERLLQTGVKLSAREIEACTALLAGDTVPAIADRFSLRESTVETYLKRAAIKLGVAGRHGLTRWMLDEPGGGAMSMGGAADAGGARPARRDGASPRIDA from the coding sequence ATGGAGTTCTACAGACTGTTTGCGCATGTCGGCGAAGCCATCTCGAGCAGCGGAAGCCGGCGCTTTCCGCGAATGATGTACAGCTTGATCTTCGCGGCGCTCCCGGTCGACGAGATCCGCATTTCGGAATTCGCGGTCGACGAAGCGCCGAACGGCGAACTCAGGGTGCGCAGCATCGGCACGGTCGGCGCGGCGATCGCGCAGTCCGGCGCGACGGCCGCCGCGATCGAGCCGCACGCGTCGCGGCCGTCCGCGAGCGGACGCCATCTGCACGTCGACGACACGCTCGCGTGTCACGGCCAGGTCCACGCGCTGCTCGATCGCTTCGTCCGCGCGCACGCGCCGATCGCGCCGCCCTGTCCGCAGTTTCACCTCGCGACCCGCAAGCGGGGCCGCTACTATCTGATCTCGCTGTATCGCGCGAGCCCGTTCGACGATTTTTCGCCGCAGGAGCGGACCTTCCTGAAAGACTTCGCTCACGTGCTGTTCCCGATCGTCGAGAGCCACGTCGCGGCGCTCGATTCGGACGCGCCGCTCGCGCGCCGCGACACCGCCGCGCCGTCGCCGGCGCCGACGCAAACCGGCCGGGAGCGCCTGCAGCGACGCTTCGCCGAGCGCCTGCTGCAAACCGGCGTGAAGCTCTCGGCGCGGGAGATCGAGGCGTGCACGGCGCTGCTCGCCGGCGACACCGTGCCCGCGATCGCGGATCGGTTCTCGCTGCGCGAAAGCACTGTCGAGACCTATCTGAAGCGCGCGGCGATCAAGCTCGGCGTCGCGGGACGTCATGGTCTCACTCGATGGATGCTCGACGAGCCGGGCGGCGGCGCGATGAGCATGGGCGGCGCGGCCGACGCGGGCGGTGCGCGGCCTGCGCGGCGCGACGGCGCGTCGCCGCGCATCGACGCGTGA
- a CDS encoding amino acid adenylation domain-containing protein translates to MRALEFPDRVAASDETRRLTYAELDRLSSAFARELNEQGVVRGALVGLYMARGVDMLVALLGILKAGGAYLPIDPAYPRQRIAHIVADSGVGIVVCTSDTAAELRDARVRVLAVDALRPVPAGRPAGDEHADAASGPDDLAYVIYTSGSTGKPKGVMVEHRNVLRLVEQSRAWFEFDASDVWSLFHSIGFDFSVWEVWGAWLSGAHVAVVPYPVSREPAAFHRWLARTGVTIVNQTPSAFRHLDAVDRGAPQPLALRYVIFGGEALPPSLVAPWIERHGDAKPALVNMYGITETTVHVSFKRVTRRDAHANASPIGVPLPHLRLHLLDERRRPVADGVAGEIYVEGAGVARGYLNRPELTAERFVQLRCPQTGGLVRAYKTGDLAMRGGDGEYVYVGRADDQLKIRGFRIEPAEIEAALMQSARLSACHVRGHDYGDGDQRIVAYVVPSRDASRWSEAAIADLKARALAHLPDYMRPSAYVVLAGLPLTAHGKIDKHALPSPETAAWTPAAQAGGDAGQSDELAAVLRVWRERLGLKGIGPDDDFFAFGGTSLALIRSFVELKSRYGIEFELGALASGATAAALAGFIRSRRVDAHAQAC, encoded by the coding sequence ATGCGCGCGCTCGAATTTCCGGATCGCGTCGCGGCGTCCGACGAAACGCGGCGACTGACCTATGCCGAGCTCGATCGCCTGTCGTCTGCCTTCGCGCGCGAGCTGAACGAGCAGGGCGTCGTTCGCGGCGCGCTCGTCGGCCTGTACATGGCGCGCGGCGTCGACATGCTGGTCGCGCTGCTCGGCATCCTGAAGGCGGGCGGCGCCTACTTGCCGATCGATCCGGCGTACCCGCGCCAGCGCATCGCGCACATCGTCGCGGACAGCGGCGTCGGGATCGTCGTCTGCACGTCGGACACGGCGGCCGAGCTGCGGGACGCGCGCGTGCGCGTGCTCGCCGTCGACGCGCTGCGGCCCGTGCCGGCCGGGCGTCCGGCCGGCGACGAACATGCCGATGCCGCGTCGGGCCCGGACGATCTCGCATACGTGATCTACACGTCCGGCTCGACGGGCAAGCCGAAGGGCGTGATGGTCGAGCATCGCAACGTGCTGCGCCTCGTCGAGCAATCGCGCGCATGGTTCGAATTCGACGCGTCGGACGTGTGGTCGCTGTTCCATTCGATCGGCTTCGACTTCTCGGTGTGGGAGGTGTGGGGCGCGTGGCTGTCGGGCGCGCACGTCGCGGTCGTTCCGTATCCGGTGTCGCGCGAGCCGGCCGCGTTTCATCGCTGGCTCGCGCGCACCGGCGTGACGATCGTCAACCAGACGCCTTCCGCGTTTCGCCATCTCGACGCGGTCGACCGCGGCGCGCCGCAGCCGCTCGCGCTGCGCTACGTGATCTTCGGCGGCGAGGCGCTGCCGCCGTCGCTCGTCGCGCCGTGGATCGAGCGCCACGGCGACGCGAAGCCCGCGCTCGTCAACATGTACGGCATCACGGAAACGACCGTGCATGTGTCGTTCAAGCGGGTCACGCGGCGCGACGCGCACGCGAACGCGAGCCCGATCGGCGTGCCGCTGCCCCACCTGCGGCTGCATCTGCTCGACGAGCGCAGACGGCCCGTCGCGGACGGCGTCGCGGGCGAGATCTATGTCGAGGGCGCGGGCGTCGCGCGCGGCTATCTGAACCGGCCGGAGCTGACGGCCGAGCGTTTCGTGCAGTTGCGCTGCCCGCAAACCGGCGGGCTCGTGCGCGCGTACAAGACGGGCGACCTCGCGATGCGCGGCGGCGACGGCGAATACGTGTACGTCGGCCGTGCCGACGATCAGCTGAAGATTCGCGGCTTCCGGATCGAGCCCGCCGAAATCGAGGCGGCGCTGATGCAAAGCGCGCGGCTGTCCGCGTGCCACGTGCGCGGGCACGATTACGGCGACGGCGATCAACGGATCGTCGCGTACGTCGTGCCGTCGCGCGACGCGTCGCGCTGGAGCGAGGCGGCGATCGCGGACCTGAAGGCGCGCGCGCTCGCGCACCTGCCCGACTACATGCGGCCGTCCGCGTACGTCGTGCTGGCCGGCCTGCCGCTGACCGCGCACGGCAAGATCGACAAGCACGCGCTGCCCTCGCCGGAGACGGCCGCGTGGACGCCGGCCGCGCAGGCGGGCGGCGACGCCGGGCAGTCCGACGAACTGGCGGCCGTGCTGCGCGTGTGGCGCGAGCGCCTCGGGCTCAAGGGCATCGGGCCGGACGACGACTTCTTCGCGTTCGGCGGCACGTCGCTCGCGCTGATCCGCTCGTTCGTCGAACTGAAGTCGCGCTACGGCATCGAGTTCGAGCTCGGCGCGCTGGCGAGCGGCGCGACGGCGGCGGCGCTCGCGGGCTTCATCCGGTCGCGGCGCGTCGACGCGCACGCTCAGGCCTGCTGA